Proteins encoded together in one uncultured Sphaerochaeta sp. window:
- a CDS encoding OsmC family protein yields the protein MSDSHTYTTHVEWTKERRAALSSPTLPTIEVATPANFPGGHEGIWSPEHLYTAAAEICLMTTFLSLAEKTKLAFMSYKSEASGTMEKAEKGFLMTRIHIKPTVVIADEKLKEKTLTLLEKAEKYCLISNSMKTEVTIEPNVLVK from the coding sequence ATGAGCGATAGTCATACCTATACAACCCACGTTGAGTGGACAAAAGAGAGACGGGCAGCTCTCTCATCCCCTACATTGCCCACCATTGAAGTTGCAACACCTGCAAATTTCCCTGGAGGCCATGAAGGTATATGGTCACCTGAACATCTCTACACCGCCGCTGCAGAGATCTGTTTGATGACCACCTTTCTCTCCCTTGCAGAGAAAACCAAGCTTGCATTCATGAGCTATAAGAGTGAAGCCTCTGGGACCATGGAAAAGGCCGAGAAGGGTTTTCTCATGACCCGTATCCACATCAAGCCAACGGTGGTCATTGCTGATGAAAAGCTGAAAGAGAAGACGCTCACTTTGCTTGAGAAAGCGGAGAAGTACTGCCTCATCTCCAATTCGATGAAAACAGAAGTAACCATTGAACCGAATGTCTTGGTAAAGTAG